Proteins from one Drosophila gunungcola strain Sukarami chromosome 2R unlocalized genomic scaffold, Dgunungcola_SK_2 000012F, whole genome shotgun sequence genomic window:
- the LOC128255773 gene encoding uncharacterized protein LOC128255773, whose product MDTILMVEKSEVPGIAVQCELLLPNGHLQRTYEFDIKDIGLRRRLVRQFYGILILQVICSLPCLEVLLKHNLPYNYVMPISMVITMFLYSCFYIWPEWRRRAPYNYLVLLLSTCIGCVNRSVYLLNLVQNHW is encoded by the exons ATGGATACCATATTGATGGTGGAAAAATCAGAAGTCCCTGGCATCGCTGTACAATGTGAACTGCTGTTGCCCAATGGACATTTGCAAAGGACCTATGAATTCGACATAAAGGATATTGGACTCCGACGTCGCCTTGTTCGCCAATTTTATGGAATACTTATC CTACAGGTGATCTGCAGCTTGCCCTGCCTTGAGGTCCTACTGAAACATAATTTGCCTTACAATTATGTAATGCCCATATCTATGGTAATCACCATGTTCCTCTATTCCTGTTTTTACATTTGGCCGGAGTGGAGGAGACGTGCCCCTTACAACTACCTTGTGCTTTTGCTAAGTACATGCATCGGATGCGTCAACAGAAGCGTATACCTATTGAATTTAGTTCAAAATCATTGG TAA
- the LOC128255779 gene encoding protein lifeguard 1 isoform X2: MDPPKENTRILDKAVLYALFNFLPVPRSNDRYPPIPLPAPPPRNESQPEDSAPEAGAHLIETGTIIHVLVVKSIIFENQTIRKGFVRKVFGILLAQLLFTCAVITAFVYHEPTKQFVQSNSVVVFVAMIVNIVVLVMIVCVESVRRKHPVNLIFLAIFTFTMSVLLGTASSVMDSDIVLLAVGITAVLVIALSVYAVQTKYDYSAKGGVMITFVMLLIVLAVCRISMPEFIDSLPIAGLCAVIACLFLIYDMQSIIGGNHAEQLDPEEYVFAALTLYLDVVRIFIYILRILRKFE, from the exons ATGGATCCTCCTAAAGAAAACACAAGAATCCTAGATAAAGCTGTATTGTACG cgttgtttaattttcttccAGTACCCAGGAGCAATGATCGTTACCCACCGATTCCATTGCCAGCACCTCCTCCGCGAAATGAGTCACAGCCCGAGGATTCAGCTCCAGAAGCTGGGGCTCACTTGATAGAAACTGGAACAATAATCCATGTCCTGGTGGTAAAAAGCATTATCTTCGAGAATCAAACTATTCGCAAAGGCTTCGTTCGCAAGGTGTTTGGAATCCTGCTG gCCCAACTACTGTTCACATGTGCTGTAATAACTGCATTTGTTTACCACGAGCCCACCAAGCAATTTGTGCAATCGAACTCTGTTGTCGTATTTGTCGCCATGATCGTTAACATTGTCGTCTTGGTAATGATCGTTTGTGTGGAGAGCGTGCGACGCAAGCATCCCGTTAATCTGATTTTCCTGGCCATCTTCACCTTCACCATGTCCGTGCTCCTGGGAACAGCATCGAGCGTAATGGACTCCGACATAGTACTCTTGGCCGTGGGAATTACTgcggtgctggtcatcgctCTTTCCGTGTACGCCGTGCAAACCAAATACGATTACAGCGCCAAGGGCGGGGTGATGATAACTTTTGTGATGCTCCTTATCGTACTGGCAGTATGTCGAATTTCGATGCCCGAATTCATAGATAGCTTGCCAATTGCTGGCCTTTGCGCCGTAATCGCTTGTTTATTCCTGATCTACGACATGCAGTCGATAATCGGCGGCAATCATGCGGAACAGCTGGATCCCGAGGAATATGTGTTTGCAGCCTTGACTCTGTACCTCGATGTGGTtcgcatatttatttatatcctTCGGATTCTAAGGAAATTTGAATAG
- the LOC128255779 gene encoding protein lifeguard 1 isoform X3, which produces MDPPKENTRILDKAVLYVPRSNDRYPPIPLPAPPPRNESQPEDSAPEAGAHLIETGTIIHVLVVKSIIFENQTIRKGFVRKVFGILLAQLLFTCAVITAFVYHEPTKQFVQSNSVVVFVAMIVNIVVLVMIVCVESVRRKHPVNLIFLAIFTFTMSVLLGTASSVMDSDIVLLAVGITAVLVIALSVYAVQTKYDYSAKGGVMITFVMLLIVLAVCRISMPEFIDSLPIAGLCAVIACLFLIYDMQSIIGGNHAEQLDPEEYVFAALTLYLDVVRIFIYILRILRKFE; this is translated from the exons ATGGATCCTCCTAAAGAAAACACAAGAATCCTAGATAAAGCTGTATTGTACG TACCCAGGAGCAATGATCGTTACCCACCGATTCCATTGCCAGCACCTCCTCCGCGAAATGAGTCACAGCCCGAGGATTCAGCTCCAGAAGCTGGGGCTCACTTGATAGAAACTGGAACAATAATCCATGTCCTGGTGGTAAAAAGCATTATCTTCGAGAATCAAACTATTCGCAAAGGCTTCGTTCGCAAGGTGTTTGGAATCCTGCTG gCCCAACTACTGTTCACATGTGCTGTAATAACTGCATTTGTTTACCACGAGCCCACCAAGCAATTTGTGCAATCGAACTCTGTTGTCGTATTTGTCGCCATGATCGTTAACATTGTCGTCTTGGTAATGATCGTTTGTGTGGAGAGCGTGCGACGCAAGCATCCCGTTAATCTGATTTTCCTGGCCATCTTCACCTTCACCATGTCCGTGCTCCTGGGAACAGCATCGAGCGTAATGGACTCCGACATAGTACTCTTGGCCGTGGGAATTACTgcggtgctggtcatcgctCTTTCCGTGTACGCCGTGCAAACCAAATACGATTACAGCGCCAAGGGCGGGGTGATGATAACTTTTGTGATGCTCCTTATCGTACTGGCAGTATGTCGAATTTCGATGCCCGAATTCATAGATAGCTTGCCAATTGCTGGCCTTTGCGCCGTAATCGCTTGTTTATTCCTGATCTACGACATGCAGTCGATAATCGGCGGCAATCATGCGGAACAGCTGGATCCCGAGGAATATGTGTTTGCAGCCTTGACTCTGTACCTCGATGTGGTtcgcatatttatttatatcctTCGGATTCTAAGGAAATTTGAATAG
- the LOC128255779 gene encoding protein lifeguard 1 isoform X1 has protein sequence MDPPKENTRILDKAVLYVAFVSALFNFLPVPRSNDRYPPIPLPAPPPRNESQPEDSAPEAGAHLIETGTIIHVLVVKSIIFENQTIRKGFVRKVFGILLAQLLFTCAVITAFVYHEPTKQFVQSNSVVVFVAMIVNIVVLVMIVCVESVRRKHPVNLIFLAIFTFTMSVLLGTASSVMDSDIVLLAVGITAVLVIALSVYAVQTKYDYSAKGGVMITFVMLLIVLAVCRISMPEFIDSLPIAGLCAVIACLFLIYDMQSIIGGNHAEQLDPEEYVFAALTLYLDVVRIFIYILRILRKFE, from the exons ATGGATCCTCCTAAAGAAAACACAAGAATCCTAGATAAAGCTGTATTGTACG ttgcttttgtttcagcgttgtttaattttcttccAGTACCCAGGAGCAATGATCGTTACCCACCGATTCCATTGCCAGCACCTCCTCCGCGAAATGAGTCACAGCCCGAGGATTCAGCTCCAGAAGCTGGGGCTCACTTGATAGAAACTGGAACAATAATCCATGTCCTGGTGGTAAAAAGCATTATCTTCGAGAATCAAACTATTCGCAAAGGCTTCGTTCGCAAGGTGTTTGGAATCCTGCTG gCCCAACTACTGTTCACATGTGCTGTAATAACTGCATTTGTTTACCACGAGCCCACCAAGCAATTTGTGCAATCGAACTCTGTTGTCGTATTTGTCGCCATGATCGTTAACATTGTCGTCTTGGTAATGATCGTTTGTGTGGAGAGCGTGCGACGCAAGCATCCCGTTAATCTGATTTTCCTGGCCATCTTCACCTTCACCATGTCCGTGCTCCTGGGAACAGCATCGAGCGTAATGGACTCCGACATAGTACTCTTGGCCGTGGGAATTACTgcggtgctggtcatcgctCTTTCCGTGTACGCCGTGCAAACCAAATACGATTACAGCGCCAAGGGCGGGGTGATGATAACTTTTGTGATGCTCCTTATCGTACTGGCAGTATGTCGAATTTCGATGCCCGAATTCATAGATAGCTTGCCAATTGCTGGCCTTTGCGCCGTAATCGCTTGTTTATTCCTGATCTACGACATGCAGTCGATAATCGGCGGCAATCATGCGGAACAGCTGGATCCCGAGGAATATGTGTTTGCAGCCTTGACTCTGTACCTCGATGTGGTtcgcatatttatttatatcctTCGGATTCTAAGGAAATTTGAATAG
- the LOC128255780 gene encoding uncharacterized protein LOC128255780: MSVITKLLKALFVVLLTAFFGPETAAAYDPNDSKIAECCLPPEGMFEAFYPREVEGIPNSASRPAHGHGSFFKHRNPALVDTKNAAAYGYRFDGKRRFNFD; encoded by the coding sequence ATGAGTGTAATTACGAAACTGCTCAAGGCACTGTTTGTGGTCCTATTGACTGCATTTTTTGGACCTGAAACTGCGGCGGCCTATGACCCCAATGACTCCAAGATAGCCGAATGCTGCCTGCCGCCGGAGGGGATGTTCGAGGCCTTTTACCCTCGGGAAGTGGAGGGTATCCCCAATAGCGCCTCGCGTCCCGCCCACGGTCACGGTAGCTTTTTCAAGCACCGCAATCCAGCACTGGTGGACACTAAAAATGCAGCGGCGTATGGCTATCGTTTCGACGGCAAGAGGCGTTTCAATTTTGATTAG
- the LOC128255777 gene encoding mitochondrial-processing peptidase subunit alpha, translating to MMNARSIGMLKKLRHSWRTFPRRLATKVTTLGGDEVGSGTGIGQITGGVRTSDGPQKVNTPSKEIVTHLPPLTEPLPNLPEAVYAAPLAESAITKVTTLPNGLRIASEPRYGQFCTVGLVIDSGPRYEVAYPSGVSHFLEKLAFNSTVNFPNKDAILKELEKNGGICDCQSSRDTLIYAASIDSRAIDSVTRLLADVTLRPTLSDLEVSLARRAVNFELETLGMRPEQEPILMDMIHSAAYRDNTLGLPKLCPLENLDHIDRKVLMNYLKYHHSPTRMVIAGVGVDHDELVNYVKMYFVEDKAIWETEELDDLGPKQVDTSIAQYTGGLVKEQCEIPIYAAAGLPELAHVVLGFEGCSHQDKDFVPLCVLNIMMGGGGSFSAGGPGKGMYSRLYTKVLNRYHWMYSATAYNHAYADTGLFCIHGSAPPQHMNDMVEVLTREMMGMAAEPGREELMRSKIQLQSMLLMNLESRPVVFEDVGRQVLVTGHRKRPKHFIKEIESVTAADIQRVAQRLLSSPPSVAARGDIHNLPEMSYITNALSGSGRSGLGRRLSLFK from the exons ATGATGAACGCGCGCAGCATCGGCATGCTGAAAAAGCTCAGACACTCATGGCGCAC GTTTCCCCGCCGTTTGGCCACCAAGGTCACTACGCTGGGCGGCGACGAGGTGGGCAGCGGCACCGGAATCGGCCAGATCACCGGCGGCGTGCGCACCAGCGATGGGCCCCAAAAGGTGAACACGCCGTCCAAGGAAATCGTAACCCACCTGCCGCCCCTCACCGAGCCATTGCCCAATTTGCCGGAGGCGGTTTACGCGGCTCCGCTGGCGGAGAGCGCCATCACCAAGGTGACAACGCTGCCAAACGGTTTGCGGATTGCCTCTGAGCCCCGGTACGGCCAATTCTGCACCGTGGGTCTGGTGATCGACTCCGGTCCGCGCTACGAGGTCGCCTACCCCAGCGGCGTTTCGCACTTCCTTGAAAAGCTGGCGTTCAAT TCCACAGTCAACTTCCCCAACAAGGACGCCATACTTAAAGAGCTGGAGAAGAACGGCGGCATCTGCGACTGCCAGAGCTCGCGAGACACGCTAATCTATGCCGCAAGCATCGACAGTCGGGCCATCGACTCCGTGACGCGTCTGCTGGCAGACGTCACCCTGAGGCCCACACTCAGTGATCTAGAGGTGAGCCTGGCCAGGCGTGCCGTCAACTTTGAGCTGGAGACGCTAGGCATGCGACCGGAGCAGGAGCCCATTCTGATGGACATGATCCATTCAGCGGCTTACAGGGACAACACCTTAGGCCTGCCTAAGCTGTGTCCGCTGGAAAACCTGGACCACATCGACCGGAAGGTGCTGATGAACTACCTCAAGTACCACCACTCTCCCACTCGGATGGTCATCGCTGGTGTTGGC GTGGATCACGATGAACTGGTCAACTATGTGAAAATGTACTTCGTGGAGGACAAAGCCATCTGGGAGACGGAAGAACTGGACGATTTGGGACCCAAGCAAGTGGATACGTCTATTGCACAATACACTGGTGGCTTAGTTAAG GAACAATGCGAAATCCCCATCTACGCGGCTGCTGGTCTGCCTGAGCTGGCCCACGTGGTCCTTGGCTTCGAAGGCTGCTCCCATCAGGACAAGGACTTCGTGCCGCTGTGCGTCCTGAACATCATGATGGGCGGTGGTGGCTCCTTCTCCGCCGGCGGTCCTGGCAAGGGCATGTACTCGCGTCTGTATACCAAGGTGCTGAACCGCTACCACTGGATGTACAGCGCCACGGCGTACAACCATGCTTACGCCGACACTGGACTGTTCTGCATCCATGGCAGTGCACCGCCGCAGCACATGAACGACATGGTCGAGGTGCTCACCCGAGAGATGATGGGCATGGCGGCCGAGCCGGGAAGGGAGGAGCTGATGCGCTCTAAGATCCAGCTACAGTCCATGCTGCTGATGAACTTGGAGTCGCGACCTGTTGTTTTCGAGGATGTGGGCCGCCAAGTGCTGGTAACGGGGCATCGTAAACGCCCTAAGCATTTTATCAAGGAAATTG AGAGTGTCACTGCCGCCGACATCCAGCGCGTCGCCCAGCGCCTTCTCAGTTCCCCGCCATCGGTGGCCGCCCGCGGTGACATCCACAATCTTCCTGAGATGAGCTACATCACCAATGCGCTAAGCGGTTCGGGACGTTCTGGCCTGGGCCGCCGGCTTTCCCTGTTCAAATAG
- the LOC128255676 gene encoding ribonuclease 3: MYQPPLPPPPPVQPPPPPPPPPPESEEAISPPGVSVSSHTYSKIDTQPQNTNPLDYVYQETSGLHPNPVPSYDPYQQQSAYAYEGYAYQDPAQKYFSQEPAYQYQAPGTSYPYEGYKYPDRYPAYAANYRPPAERERYDSYGSSQGYHHHPGYGSGKRYQHQQRHGLEHRHPQEPRYTHESRHGHGNGHYAHRPPKGSQGYRGSAARSTATEDYTPRSYRERERSESVEKQRSKPKVETERDRLLRQWCANFCEKPEDYVKKMNALSEADAPTESWVRSSPAEPYYERTNTDNEVKGRVRLQKLCNLFDEELLQRAERVRQKLPVYVPPPRKARRRVCKHKHKSEACSSSSSSDSDSDEDAFKIEQDCSMEELSHKVQHPQRVHADLWHNDAGEMNDGPLCRCSAKSRRIGIRHGIYPGETGYPECDPNSNNAGKLFHYRISISPPTNFLTKTPTIIKHDEHEFLFEGFSLLSHVRLTDLPVCKVIRFNIEYTIEYEEEKMPENFTIHELDLFFKYLFHELLELVDFNLTPNVASGSAEKSCPAFHFLPRFVRDLPDNGKEVLAMVEVLRYLLDNSAQLVERQQLLHLNQISQSEWQNYVDFIKGMLVTKPGHKPCSLRVDQLDRNNSDLPECVDRETGISHPAIVHFGIRPPQLSYAGNPEYQKAWREYVKFRHLMANMSKPSFKDKRKLEEKEQRLQEMRTQGRMKRNITVAISSEGFYRTGIMCDVVQHAMLVPVLTGHLRFHKSLDLLEESIGYSFKNRYLLQLALTHPSYKENYGTNPDHARNSLTNCGIRQPEYGDRKIHYMNTRKRGINTLVSIMSRFGKDHETVSNITHNERLEFLGDAVVEFLSSIHLFFMFPELEEGGLATYRAAIVQNQHLALLAKKLQLEEFMLYAHGSDLCHELELRHAMANCFEALMGALLLDGGIKVADEVFTDALFRQDDKLLNIWKNLQEHPLQEQEPLGDRSCIDSYRVLKELTKFEDSIGIKFKHIRLLARAFTDRSIGFTHLTLGSNQRLEFLGDTVLQLICSEYLYRHFPEHHEGHLSLLRSSLVNNRTQAVVCDDLGMPKYAVYANPKADLKTKDRADLLEAFLGALYVDKGLLYCEQFCHVCLFPRLQLFIMNQDWNDPKSKLQQCCLTLRTMDGGEPDIPYYKVVEASGPTNTRVYKVAVYFRSKRLATSSGSSIQQAEMNAAKQALENSRDLFPQLDHQKRVIAKSIKKQTGNELDNESDRQPQEEKVKRPKYAPPLQDESHLPKQYRMHENISSDELPEDDEFESNAPKSPTMPPKLDRRGNSSSSSDDSSPSPKRKRRVRKSSSISSPTSLE; encoded by the exons atgtACCAGCCGCCTttgccaccgccgccacctGTCCAGCcccctcctccgcctccaccACCGCCCCCAGAATCGGAAGAGGCAATCTCTCCGCCGGGAGTGAGTGTTTCCTCACACACCTACTCGAAAATTGACACCCAGCCCCAAAACACCAACCCGTTGGATTACGTGTATCAAGAGACATCAGGACTCCACCCGAACCCCGTCCCCAGCTATGATCCCTACCAGCAGCAGTCGGCCTACGCCTACGAGGGCTATGCGTACCAGGACCCAGCACAGAAGTACTTTTCCCAGGAGCCCGCTTACCAATACCAGGCACCAGGAACGTCCTACCCGTACGAGGGCTACAAATACCCGGACCGATATCCCGCCTACGCGGCTAACTACAGACCCCCCGCCGAAAGGGAGAGATACGACTCATACGGCTCCAGTCAAGGATACCACCACCATCCAGGCTATGGCTCGGGAAAGCGATACCAACACCAACAGCGACATGGTCTGGAACACCGACATCCCCAGGAGCCCCGATATACCCACGAGTCCCGACATGGACATGGCAATGGCCACTATGCCCACAGGCCGCCAAAGGGGTCCCAGGGCTACCGCGGATCTGCAGCCAGGAGCACAGCCACGGAGGACTACACTCCACGCAGCTATCGCGAGAGGGAGCGAAGTGAGTCAGTGGAGAAGCAGAGATCCAAACCCAAGGTGGAGACCGAAAGGGACCGCCTTCTGCGGCAATGGTGTGCCAACTTCTGCGAGAAACCGGAGGACTATGTGAAGAAGATGAACGCCCTCAGCGAGGCAGACGCGCCCACCGAGTCCTGGGTTCGATCCTCCCCAGCTGAGCCCTACTACGAGCGCACTAACACCGATAACGAAGTCAAAGGCCGGGTGCGGCTGCAGAAGTTATGCAACCTATTCGACGAGGAGCTGCTGCAAAGGGCGGAACGAGTGCGTCAGAAGCTCCCCGTCTACGTGCCGCCGCCACGAAAGGCGCGCCGTCGCGTCTGCAAGCACAAGCACAAATCAGAAGCCTGTTCCTCGTCATCCTCTTCCGACTCGGACTCGGACGAAGATGCCTTCAAAATCGAGCAGGACTGCTCCATGGAGGAGCTGTCGCACAAGGTGCAGCATCCACAGAGGGTTCACGCAGATCTCTGGCACAACGACGCCGGCGAGATGAACGACGGCCCTCTGTGCCGCTGCTCGGCCAAATCCCGGCGCATTGGCATCCGCCATGGCATCTACCCAGGCGAGACTGGCTACCCTGAGTGCGAccccaacagcaacaatgcGGGCAAGCTGTTTCACTACAGGATCAGCATCTCGCCGCCCACAAACTTCCTGACCAAAACACCGACCATTATCAAGCATGACGAGCACGAGTTTCTCTTTGAGGGCTTCTCGCTTCTCTCGCATGTGCGTCTCACTGATTTGCCCGTGTGCAAAGTCATCCGTTTCAACATTGAGTACACCATTGAGTACGAGGAGGAGAAGATGCCTGAGAACTTTACCATCCATGAGCTGGATCTGTTCT TCAAATACCTTTTCCATGAGCTGCTTGAGCTAGTGGACTTTAATCTGACGCCCAACGTGGCCTCCGGCAGCGCCGAGAAGTCCTGTCCAGCATTCCACTTCCTCCCACGCTTCGTCCGTGACCTTCCAGACAATGGAAAGGAGGTTCTGGCGATGGTCGAGGTACTCCGCTACCTGCTCGACAACTCGGCCCAACTGGTCGAACGTCAGCAGCTTCTGCACCTGAACCAGATCAGCCAGAGTGAGTGGCAGAACTATGTGGACTTCATTAAGGGCATGCTGGTCACAAAGCCGGGGCATAAGCCGTGCTCGCTGCGCGTCGATCAATTGGACAGGAATAACTCCGATCTGCCGGAGTGCGTGGATCGCGAGACTGGCATCTCACATCCGGCAATCGTACACTTTGGTATCCGTCCGCCGCAGCTTAGCTACGCGGGGAATCCGGAGTACCAAAAGGCGTGGCGGGAGTACGTCAAATTCCGCCATTTGATGGCCAACATGTCGAAGCCATCATTCAAGGACAAGCGCAAGCTGGAAGAGAAGGAACAGCGCCTGCAGGAGATGCGCACGCAAGGGCGCATGAAGCGCAACATCACTGTGGCCATCAGCTCGGAGGGATTCTACCGTACGGGCATCATGTGCGATGTGGTGCAGCACGCCATGCTGGTGCCCGTTCTGACAGGTCACCTGCGGTTCCACAAGTCGCTGGACCTGCTGGAGGAGAGCATTGGGTATAGTTTCAAGAATCGGTACCTGCTGCAGTTGGCGCTGACTCATCCCTCGTACAAGGAGAACTACGGCACAAATCCGGATCATGCCCGCAACTCACTGACCAACTGCGGAATTCGACAGCCAGAATATGGCGATCGGAAGATCCACTACATGAACACCCGCAAACGGGGAATCAACACGTTGGTCAGCATCATGTCCCGATTTGGCAAGGACCATGAAACTGTTTCGAATATAACGCACAACGAACGGCTGGAGTTTCTCGGCGATGCTGTGGTGGAGTTCCTCAGTTCGATCCACCTGTTCTTCATGTTTCCGGAGCTGGAGGAGGGTGGTTTGGCCACCTACCGGGCGGCCATCGTCCAAAACCAGCACTTGGCCCTGCTGGCCAAGAAGTTGCAGCTGGAGGAGTTCATGTTGTACGCCCACGGATCCGATCTGTGCCACGAGCTGGAGCTGCGCCATGCCATGGCCAATTGTTTCGAAGCCCTGATGGGAGCCCTTTTGCTGGACGGAGGAATTAAGGTGGCGGATGAGGTGTTTACGGATGCGCTCTTTCGGCAGGACGACAAGCTGCTGAACATCTGGAAGAATCTGCAGGAGCACCCGTTGCAGGAACAAGAGCCACTGGGTGATCGCAGCTGCATTGATTCCTATCGGGTGCTCAAGGAGCTGACCAAGTTCGAGGACTCCATTGGAATTAAGTTTAAGCACATTCGTCTCTTGGCCCGCGCGTTCACCGATCGTTCCATTGGCTTCACACACTTGACGCTCGGCTCCAATCAGCGCCTCGAATTTCTGGGCGACACTGTGCTGCAGCTAATCTGCTCGGAGTATCTATATCGCCACTTTCCCGAGCACCACGAAGGCCATTTGTCCCTGCTGCGTTCCTCGTTGGTTAACAATCGCACACAGGCGGTGGTCTGCGATGATTTGGGGATGCCCAAGTATGCGGTATACGCAAACCCCAAAGCGGATCTGAAGACGAAGGATCGTGCCGATTTGCTCGAGGCTTTCCTGGGCGCCTTGTACGTCGACAAGGGTTTGTTGTACTGCGAGCAGTTCTGCCACGTCTGTTTGTTCCCGCGCCTTCAGCTGTTCATCATGAATCAGGACTGGAACGATCCCAAGTCCAAGTTGCAGCAGTGCTGCCTCACCCTGCGTACAATGGACGGCGGTGAGCCGGACATTCCCTACTACAAGGTGGTTGAGGCCAGCGGTCCCACCAACACGCGGGTATACAAGGTTGCCGTTTACTTCCGGTCAAAGCGGCTGGCCACCTCCAGCGGCTCCTCCATCCAGCAGGCGGAGATGAATGCGGCCAAACAGGCGCTAGAAAATTCGAGGGACCTCTTTCCCCAGCTGGACCACCAGAAGCGCGTAATTGCCAAGAGCATCAAAAAGCAGACGGGCAACGAGTTGGACAACGAGAGTGATCGTCAGCCGCAGGAGGAGAAGGTTAAACGGCCCAAGTACGCGCCACCACTGCAGGATGAGAGTCACCTTCCCAAGCAGTATCGCATGCACGAAAACATCTCAAGCGACGAGCTGCCGGAAGATGATGAGTTTGAAAGTAATGCTCCGAAGAGCCCTACAA tgccCCCAAAACTGGACAGGAggggcaacagcagcagcagcagcgatgaCTCCAGCCCGTCACCCAAACGCAAACGTCGTGTGAGAAAGAGCTCCTCGATATCCTCCCCAACTTCATTGGAATAG
- the LOC128255678 gene encoding ribonuclease H1, with protein MLLPRFCSLSLQRCTMAFYAVASGRKAGVYATWAECEEQVKGFKNAKYKKFGTRQEAEKFVNGCKSYAPQDVAVPLGQKHATPASWKDKVRQIEKPKYTEAWPDEDDDLVEDELNAAMNEVEGDPKPSGSGNLPGIHSRKRKGTEGSTADTRNKIPRHASQVSEATGLKQVGAFQFEIDAEGYVIVYTDGSCIGNGRPGACAGYGVYFGKNHQLNAAKPVEGRVTNNVGEIQAAIHAIKTALDLGIQKLSINTDSQFLINSITLWVESWKRRDWKLKNNQPVKNVVDFKELDELLHNNNIAVKWNYVEAHKGIEGNEMADKLARQGSALYKERNY; from the exons ATGCTACTACCCCGCTTTTGTTCCCTGAGCCTGCAACGATGCACTATGGCCTTCTACGCCGTAGCCAGTGGTCGGAAGGCCGGAGTCTACGCCACGTGGGCGGAGTGCGAGGAGCAGGTCAAGGGCTTTAAGAACGCCAAGTACAAGAAGTTCGGCACGCGCCAAGAGGCGGAGAAATTCGTCAATGGCTGCAAATCGTATGCTCCACAGGACGTGGCGGTGCCCCTGGGCCAGAAACATGCTACTCCGGCCAGTTGGAAGGACAAGGTGCGGCAGATCGAGAAGCCCAAGTACACAGAGGCCTGGCCCGATGAGGATGACGACCTGGTAGAGGACGAGCTG AACGCTGCCATGAACGAAGTGGAAGGAGACCCCAAGCCATCTGGTAGTGGCAATCTG CCAGGCATCCACAGTCGCAAGAGAAAAGGGACGGAAGGTAGCACAGCCGATACTAGAAACAAAATACCACGACATGCCTCCCAGGTGTCCGAAGCCACAGGACTGAAGCAAGTGGGTGCCTTTCAGTTCGAAATCGATGCGGAAGGCTATGTAATTGTGTACACAGATGGCTCCTGCATAGGTAATGGGCGACCAGGAGCCTGTGCCGGCTACGGAGTCTATTTCGGCAAGAATCACCAGCT AAATGCTGCCAAGCCCGTGGAAGGTCGCGTAACCAACAACGTTGGAGAAATTCAAGCGGCCATACATGCCATCAAAACAGCTCTGGATCTGGGAATACAAAAACTGTCCATCAACACTGATTCCCAGTTTCTGATCAACTCCATAACGCTGTGGGTGGAAAGCTGGAAGAGAAGAGATTGGAAGCTGAAGAACAATCAGCCTGTGAAAAACGTTGTTGACTTCAAGGAGTTGGATGAGCTGCTTCACAACAATAATATAGCAGTGAAATGG AACTACGTGGAGGCTCACAAGGGCATAGAGGGCAACGAAATGGCGGACAAATTGGCGCGACAAGGGTCCGCCTTGTATAAGGAAAGAAATTACTGA